The segment tgtattcaccaccattatctgctcgaacacatttcagctttctgccagtttctctttcaactctggcatggaaatccttaaagacatcaagcacctgatctttggatttcaaacaaatagcccaaatcttcctggagtgatcatcaataaaactaacaaagtacaatgcacctccaagagacttatcaatcattgagcaaacatcagtatgaactaaatcaagaacatgtgaccttctatgtgaagatgatctttgaaatgcaactctatgttgtttaccaactaaacaatgagtacatgtgttcaagttcataccttttaaaggaaggtaattcttcttggcaaggattccaaggcctttctcactcaaatgtccaagccgcttatgccataaatcagtagagcaatcttcaattgcatttacctcccctttgatcaccttggcttgtgacatgtagagacccatcttcttccctttagcaacaattaaggaatttctggagagcttccatttaccatctccaaagtaactgtgatagccttcttcatcaagagtaccagtagagatcaaatgtaggcgcatatcaggcacatgcctaacatctttgagtagcaacttgcacccagtattggtttccaaccaaatatctccaatgcccacaacactagccatcccttgatttcccatcctaacttgaccaaagtcaccagcagtgtaggatgtgtaaaaatcacgtcggggtgtaacatggtaagaagctgctgaatctgcaacccaggtggtatcttgacatgcaagattaacacaaccatcatcacacacaatggcaacatcaccatcagatacaactgcagctgtaccattctcttcattcttgtcttcatctctaccctttttatctcttttatactttctgcaatctttttgcatatgcccaggcttgtcacaataataacacttaaaacccttccttgactgagatcttcctcttggcttccatttgccttttctattgctggattctccatcttgcttgctgtgagagaacctgctttgacttctccctcgactttctgtaacaagtgcatgagactcggaagtgcttgtccctttcctcctcttctcttcattgaggatacaatccttcactgttttcaaagtgagctttccattcggagtagaattgctaagtgacactaccaaagtctcccaactatccggcaatgaactcaataggattaatgcttgcatttcatcggctaactcaaggttcatcaatgacagctgattcaagaacccttggaatacatttatatgcactgaagcatcttcaccatctctatacttcaaattcacaaggtctctaattacaaaaaccttgttttgtgcactctccttggcaaatgtttcttccaacatcttccacACTGTATAACagtcatgttcttgagaaatatgattaatggacttagaagatacccattttctaacattagcggtagcctttctatttagtccattccattttgcatcatccatgtcatcaggctttattcctttacattcaatcggcaaagccaaatcattgcaatataagtgatcctccatcattgttttccacagaaaataatttgaggaagtgagctttatcatgcccgaatcttccttttccattttaactgcacaagaactcaatctacacaaccaaatgctctgataccactttgttgggaaaactcgggacagctaaccggatcaattaagcggaatacattcacaattcacaagtcccaatcctttttccctctttgtgcagtaaaaaacagattcaaacaatgatcaaatataatgcaaataatcacacaaattaacaccaagatttttacgtggaaaacccgatgcgggaaaaaccacgggaccggagtccacctaaaaacttccactatcacaaataatgggttcacaactgttcttcctcagattcaactaagggatacaacatatatatcatcaagaactacttattctcagattacaacaagattaaaggagaattatttgagaaaaactcacaaaactgacagccccgttttctgtcaaaacggccagcttccacaccaccaatcttcgatccaaccgtccagaatgaagaggaatgtgtctagaagctgctgtcaaaatctcagcccgatccaacggtgaacgagctggaaatcgaagaacgaacacaggctgctctgctgcctcttcttctcttttctcttgtttttctcccgtttttgctactgcctctacagtggcagctcctctattaattcaaagagacagccttgccttgctgtctcttactaattaatatggtggtcccaccatcacatggtgcgggaccacacacaacaaaATATACATTAATTTTGGTTAAGAACATGCACCACATACGTTGCTAATGAATTATCATGAAGTTATAATGTTTGTTGCTGGATCATCGAAATTTTAAACGTAATTGAAGGTATATAAATGCtataaagattaattatttcattcCATAACAAAAAATGGGATATGATTTGTACGGGGAGTGGAAATGGAAATAACTATCACTCTTTATTTTCAATAAgttttcaattgaattgttTTCCAAGCCCTTCACcaatttcaaccaaaaaacCACCACGATttctataaatgattttttcttacaaggaaATTATGGAATTCAACAATGGATATAAATGGAGGACTCAATTGAAAATCtcctgaattattttttgtttcgaGAAACCAAAttaggataaaaatattttcaattgtCTCGATTAAGAGTTGGTATTGTGTTTGAGAGAGTTATTTGAGGTTTGGATCATACTTTAATTGCATCAAATTTTCAGATTTAATATACTGTCTTCAAGATGGTCCGTCCATCTTGGAAATTGAATAAAGTGTCATTATCTTGCTAGTCAAGGAAGAGATTACACACTGAAAGAAAGTctttgtttggcagtgtggttgtgattgtttttcaaatagtttttcgtgctaaaatgaatgctaatgatgtttttttatttttaaaaaatcatttttgatatcagcacatcaaaatgatttgaaaacactaaaaacatattaatttgaagttaataaaaaaataaaaaattttcaaattttatcaaaaatacttttaaaacgcagaaacaaacaggTCCTTATCAAAACACACAGCTAGTTCAATCGCATCTCAAGAGCTGCTATTTGTTATTGTAACAttttaaatgaaagaaagattatggaaataaaaaattggatttttattaataattttgaatttaattataaaaaaacatgtaaattcaactagtttatatttatttttgcttttatataatatttatttttaaaataatttttacttgaaaatatattaaaataatatattttttaaaatttatttttgatatgatctcaaaatatataaaaaataattattttattagcaATCTCATTccaaattaaatcttaatttttgtcaatttttgtttttttaaataatgaattaacttatcataatattgaaattaaagttaACTAAATATggaataaatgaagaaaaaagctcaaaaaaacaagaaattgttTTTGGCTATATTTTCCCCACTAagttattttggaaaaaaaaatatgtggaaatttaatttcaagattcCTACTGCTTAAAATTACAAGACTTCTCAAATCACCAAAATTCTTAAATCTCACCAAcccccttctttttttccatccCCTCCCCCCTGCAAGTGGGCAATGACAGCACAGTTTATTTTCATGGCGAAGTTCTATTAACACTGTTTCCGGTAATCCGATACTCTCCTTGATTGATTTATGATTGATTTTACACAACCCCTTTTTTGTTaacactcctttttttttcccagattGTAATCTGGGGAGAGGTTAAAGTTCTGGACTTTCGATTAAGCTTTGATCTTTATTTGCATCCTTTTCTCGTCAAATCAAGTTTGGTATGATTCTTAATATTATTCAGTTTTCGGAGCGTAACTGAATCATTTGTAGAATTGAAAAATTCATTTGTTGCATTTATAATAATAGATGGCATACTTTCGTTTTTCACTTTGATGCTAATGCTTACCCATCACCTCCCTTATTTATGGATTGTGAAGAAACTgcatttgggtttttttttccttcttcactCTATTTCTTAGAGCTGATTCAATCCTTGAGCTCAAGTTAATGTTGATTTGTGGTCGGAAATGACTGGGGAATGAAAAATTGAGAAGcaaatacatatatttaatgGGAAATCGCATTCCTCATATTTGATGTGTTGCAGTGCTACTATGAGTATTTGATCGTATCTTTTACTATTGAATTACATTGTTCAAAATTGTATATGGACTTGGTAAGAGAATCCACTGGTTGGCTCGGATTACAAATTGTCCCTACCAAGTAGAAGATAAATGACTCATTTTCAGGGGCgcttgaaatgaaaattgaaagaagagaGTTGTGGGAGCTCATACTTGTGTCCTCTTTCGTTGTCCTGGATTTAGAACACGTGCACCTGAATGTAGTTAGAAACATCAGTAGTTGGTGAggatattttttactaatttttgttttcacgATGCTATTTGTTCCACAAACCTGAAATAGTCCGCCCTCCACATTTTGCCTGACAACTTGTATTTCTCTTCTGCATTTTGTGAAACATTTGTCTGTTAACCTGCAAAGAAACAATGAAGGATGTAGCACGGCATCTGTTTTGCACTTCTGCTATATTTTGCCTGAATATTTATGTGGAAAATTAATAAGCAAACAATACTTCCATTGCTGTTGTTTCCCTTGGCTTCAAATCAAACATTATGAAAGTAATTCAAGTCTTTCCCTTTTATCCCTTGAATAACTTGAATTCATATTTCCAAGCTATCTTGCAGATGGGGGACGTAGTGAAGGACTTGACTGCCGGGACAGTCGGTGGTGCAGCACAATTGATAGTCGGGCACCCCTTTGACACCATCAAGGTCAAGCTCCAAAGCCAGCCTACTCCACTCCCTGGCCAAGCTCCCAAGTATGCTGGTGCAGTGGATGCTGTCAAGCAGACTTTATCTGCTGAAGGCCCAAGGGGGTTATACAAAGGTATGGGAGCTCCACTTGCTACTGTGGCAGCCTTCAATGCTGTTCTTTTCACAGTGAGGGGACAAATGGAGGGATTGTTAAGGTCTCAACCTGGTGCCCCACTTACAGTTAACCAGCAAGTTGTTGCTGGTGCGGGTGCTGGAGTTGctgtttcttttcttgcttGTCCCACTGAATTGATCAAATGCAGGTCAGTGCCATCTCTCCTTACCCTCACAACCTTTCCTGACCTTTTTAcctgatttttcttaatttttgaatGCTCATTATTTTGCAAAGCTTTCATTTTTTGACTGGGCTGTGTATCTTGACAACTTGATGGTTTTGGGCAGTTTCTGTCCTACCTGTCATGTCCTGAATTCTTCTAAATCGCAAAACAAAAATTTGTCTGGTTTTCCTTCACCCTTGAGGTACTGTCGTGTCTTTTCTGGTTCACCCTGACATTTTAAGTCTATGAATAGTCCTGAAAATTATCAGGCAAGGGGAAAAATCATATTGCCAAATGAGATTGTTTCTTAAAGTCTTAAAACAACTGGAATACAATCCTTTCTTTCTCTCGTTTCTCCAACAACAAAGTGGTGGTTATGCCAGTATTTTTCTAGTTATGAAACATTCCTGGCAACAAATAGTTTTAACTTCTTCACTTGCcatttctgtttctttcttgtttttgttttacataaCCTGGTAGATCTTTGAAATCTACCTCCTAATCAGTTGGGGTTTCCTGGTGGAAACAGGTTGCAAGCACAAAGTGCTTTGGCAAGTTCAGACTCAGCAGTGGTGGCTGTGAAGTATGGGGGGCCAATGGATGTGACCAGGCATGTTCTCAAATCAGAAGGTGGTGTGAGGGGTCTCTTCAAGGGCTTGGTTCCTACTATGGCACGTGAAATTCCTGGAAATGCTGCTATGTTTGGTGTCTATGAATTGCTGAAGCAGTCCTTTGCAGGAGGTGAGGATACTTCTCGGTTGGGAAGGGGCTCTTTGATGGTGGCCGGTGGCTTAGCTGGTGCTTCCTTTTGGGTATCTGTCTACCCCACTGATGTTGTTAAAAGCGTCATTCAAGTAGATGATTACAAAAACCCCAAGTTCTCTGGGTCTATTGATGCTTTTAGGAAGATCCTGGCTTCTGAAGGTATCAAAGGCCTGTACAAAGGTTTTGGCCCTGCCATGGCTAGAAGTGTCCCTGCAAATGCAGCATGCTTCTTGGCATATGAGGTGACAAGGTCAAGCATGGGGTGATTGGCTGCAGTTCTTTCAGAGCAAATAACTGGATTATTCTTCACCATTGTTATCATACTGCTGCTCTCAAAAAGCTTTTGCAAGTAATTGTTTAGTAATATGATAACAGGTTATGTCAAAAGAACATGCTattcatccttcaaaattaatgaGCTCGGGTGCTGGAAGAAACACTCGCCAGTCACCAACAATTTAACATGCAATAGTTGCATTTTTTTCCTCCTGAACATTTAGTTTCTGATTCTCTTGCGACTAGTAAAAGGCAGGACAAAGCCTCAATCAATAAATCAGGAATGACGGGATAAAAAACCAAGCTTCACCCAGAAGCATAACAGATGAAACTAGCTGCTTTGGCTGACTGTATAATAACCCAAAATTCATCGattctttttgtgtttaagGTGGAGTCACCCATGGTTACAAGGACAAAACATGCGCCTAATGTCTTTTCACAGAACGGCAATCGGCCTTTTCTTATGCGAGGTCTGAAGTTCCAGGTTGCAAGCATGTAGCAGCTGTTTCTTTCCATTCCATCCAAACTTGTTGCGATTTTCCTGTAGTTTATTGTCTCTCAAACGGTTGATTTCCATGTTTGATTTATTGAAGTTTGAAACGAACTAAATACAGAAGAAGGGTTCATAAATTATTCTCATCGTGGACATGGAGGCAATGCCTAGCTAGTTACAGTTTCCTTACTAAAGCTTCCGTTTTGCCACTGCTTACTTGAGACATTTGGCTCAGACATCGACGACATTAGAAGGGATGCCACATAATCTAACAAACCAGCGTTTGACTAGTTAGCGCACTCCATTGGGGTTAGAGTAAGCTGCTTGAAATAACAAACTTGCGCGTGACTAGTGAGGAGGAATAGAAACCAGTAAACTTAAAAGGAGGGAATCTGTAACCGTTGCAGACTTGGAAGCTATATGACAGACAATACTGAAGCTTTACAACGGTTCATCAAAGTTAAGCATTAGAGTGACAACAAAATGGAAGCTGCAAGACATTCTCATTCCTCCATGTCTCTTGTTCCTAGATTGGATCATTTGGATTTCGTTGTAAGTTTGTCTTTCCCAAAGCATCTACGGTCTCATAAATACTGTCTATCAGTCAATTTTCTTCACTTGCACTGTGTGGTGTCTTTGTAACGAGTgtgggtgttttttttccttgtgaacaaattaagatgaaatatttagaaggaaaacaacatttacCAAAATGGCGAGGGAAGTGTTCGGTTGGAGGTGCTGGGAGGCAATCCATGCCGATGGATTTGGCAGTGAAGGAGGCTTACCTTAAAGGGTCACTGATGGATCGAGTGGCATGTCTTGAACATAGGCTTTTTCAGGTGAAATGTAGCAGTATAACCAttcaagtatttttcttttgaacaacaaatACTACAGTTCAAGTTAACTACAAGTTTTTTCTTCCATTGCTTTTTCTCAATTCAGTTCTTATGTCCAATTGCTTAATGTGATTTCTGgacattaatttcttatttattaatttgaagagGTCCACCAACATTATAATGTAATACAACAATGttctatttcaaaaaaaaatttggtaatCAAGCATATCTATCTCTAATGTGTTTTAGAACTCGGTGACTCATTGGAGAATTGTGGCCTAATTCCTCCAGCTTTGCTTAGAAAAAAGCATTATAATGTAATACAACAATTGCTATTGGGATTTTTCTTGTGTTCCAGCTTTGCTTAGAGTTGGATTCCAGCAGCACATCAGCCACTTCATCACGGGCATCTGGGTATGCATCTTCTGGGCAAGGATTGCCAACTTTCACGCTGGCAACTTCCAATAATCCAAATCAAGGACACAAAGAGGAGCCCCTAGACCATGCTAACAGGGTTGAACTTCAGGTATAGTGCACGAACTGTTGAATTTTAGAACTGCATGCATATAATTTACTGCCTTGATGACTCCCTCCAGTTCATCATGTAAAATCTCGTTTTTCCCTCGGTTAGAAACACGTATACTAAAGTGAAACCTCAATAGCAGTGGGAATTTATAGAACCAGAACTCTACTGCAACGAGGCGGATCTTAAAATATCGTTGTCCTAGATTAATGTTGTTTCAAAACACTGCCACGTTTTATTTATCACAGCCTCGgagttttttttccctgatAATATGATGATTATTCTATTTGTTTTAGGCTCGGGAGAAGTCTCAGATACAAGAACAAGAGAGGAAGCATTCGAAACCTACGAAGCAAGAACTTGGGAAGAATAGGCCTAACAGAGATGATAAGAAATGCAAAAGTGGGAAGAAGAAAGTGCCTCCCAAATGGCCTCGCTTGAAACTCTTAGGGTGTTAATTAATCTTAATTGGTGACGACCGCCTTCTCCTCCTCCTACAAGTTAactgttttgtttctttcagaGAACATTTTTTGAGGTGAAAGTATTGATGTCAAGGCAGGATTTAAGGAGGACCAATCCCTGCTGCGTACATGGCTTCTTACACTATAACGCATCAATTCAGAATGTTATGTTGTAATTAGCGTTTGTACCTTGTGTTGAGGTTTTGCtttgacatgaaaaattaagaacttcaattcatttattaaaaaaaaatgttaaagtttaagaatttaatttagtgttttttatttaaaaatgtattaaaataatattttttatttattttaaaagtctaAACATCatcaaattctttaaaaaaatattaattaatgttaagAAAAGTCTAAACATCTCCATGTTTCAAtggaaaggaataaaaaaagctCTTAATGCAAGAAACTATATATCATGAAAGGAAAACTAATATTCTACGAGCAATCCAAGGACCCAGGGGGTAGAAGAATAGGAAATTGTTTATTCATGGCTGATGGTGTTCGACcgttttatatatttgttgatCGAGTTGGGTCGGCTTTCTGATAAGGTTCTTAAAGTCtttgaaagaaattatttataatcgTACGTACATTTTTATAGTGCACGGAAAGGGGGGAATGTACATTTGGTTTAATATCAATGACGTGACAACGCCTGCTGGTGGATTACTACAGCCCAAcgagtgagttttttttttcttcagtctatttttaaaaatgtttttaaacaattttttattttaaaaggatattaaaaatattatgttttagatatttttttatagttttgatatatcaatataaaaaacataaaaaaaaattgtaattttaatatattcttaaaatattcttaaaaaacacTAACTAAATGTTAGTATAGAAAGTGATTAGTTGGAAAACTATGGTTTGGTGCCAGAATTAACACTCCTCGAGAATTGGACGATGCCATGCCCTCCATGGCTGGTAGTGGTATCATAATTGCACTTCTGATGATATATCTATAGTAGCACCGGCAGTTGTTATCCACTGTATATATTATATTCCTTTGATATTGTCccagtatttattttttaaaatattttttatttaaaaatatattaaaataatattttttatttttaaaatttatttttaacattaattaaaaataaattaaatatttgaaatatacAGAAGCTATTAGATATTTAATGAAAGGAAAACTAATATATATCTTATGATATTTAATAATGGTTAATTAACACTGGGGTTAAAAGTTCTTaatgcaataataaaaaaaaaaagagtaaattgtTGTATTGGATTAGATTTGGCCAAAAACCGCTAATTAAAAGGAGATTATTATAGCTCAATCACCAACCTGATATGTTAGAAAGGCACAGTACTGGAACTAGTTTTGAAAAGATAATGTAAAAGAATTGAAAGGGCATGTAAGTAGGTGTATGTAGCTAGTTTATGGAATGTTAAGCTAGCTTGAAAGTCATATCAAGGatttaaatacaattaattaGATATACATCTAGTGTTCAAAGGTGACTGAGATTACACTAGTGAAGCTGCAGCATGAATGCACAAAATCTTATAGAATGGTGTAAACATTTAGTATTAAATATTATGAGATCGATCGTGCATAAATGGCCTAAAAACCAATAATGTTTAAATAAAGACTCATATATATGcttgaattaaatatatattttatggataATGGGATGTTTAGTTGTTTATGTGTTGTAAAAGGGTCTTCATATGcttgaattatataaatatatattttatggataTATAATGGGATATTTAGTTGTCCATGTGTTGTAAAAGGTTTTTGGTAGATTAAAATGTGATAAGCAATTGGACTGTAAAATTATTTCTtgtagacaaaaaaataaattcttatcaGATAAACAAGCGGAAAGGCGtggcaattaattatttttcaaaaactaatttaaatgaatagaaaatttttggaattttttatctgttttatatatgaatttttaaaaaataaaaatccaatgcTAGGTATTTctgaaagtttttatttatgaaaatattcaaaattctaGTATTAATTAATCCTTTCAAGGGTAACCACGAAACCCAATCCCCAAACAAATTAAACGTCGAAGAATGAAACCGGAGGGAAAATctatcatacaaaaaaatataattaaaataataagggtgaaaataaaaataaaaataaataatttgtagggttaaatttaaaagaaaaaactttaacaaaagaaaaaaaatcaaaagaatgaaggctaaactgaaaaaaaaaataatataaactttgattgaaagatgaaattgaaaataataaaattctaacaaaaaaattaggaatcaaaagaataaagacttaattttaaaaaaaatatgacaaattacaatttaattcaattgaaaacTTCAAGAACTTTtctaaaacaacataaaaagaaaagaggatatGGTGAACTTTTTTagcgagagaaaaaaaaaattattacggTAAAAAACCGCTCATCAACCATTATCACACGTTGTatcaagaagaacaagaaatttGGCCATCAGCACACACTGAACAtgtcatctaaaaaatattaacgcCTCCCACACACGAACACATAATATCCATATtccttcatcttttttattaaaatattaattagtaatAACAGAAAGTCTAAAAACCTCTATATTTCTTGtaataggaaaaaataatttatatgaaaagataaaatcaccCTGAAatcttggcttttttttttctaaatctaagccagctgctcaattgtttttattgggggtaagtatttttattgttcataaaaagataaaaataacccCTTTCAAATCTTTATAGACTAACTTTGAAAAAGATCAAATCCTtcgaaaaaaatcaaatcactcTCAAAACCAGGGCAAATGAAATTTTCTTCAAAGAATAAAAGCGTAATTTTACTATCACAGTGAACAGTTTTTTAGTGTCTCTGTGCCCAGCAAACTctatagtatttattttctgCATAATAATTAAGCCGAAatccaaaactaaaattaacaaaacgaAATCCTACAGATCCATCACAAAGAAACCAGAATAATGCAGCAAAAATcagcataaaataataataagcagGTCGGCTTTGGAGCTTAGCCAGGTTGATGTGTCAAGCAACTAACATGAAACCCATTTAGTTCCATCCCACCTGCTTAATCAAAACCCCCCtcccttaaaatatatatatatatatatataaacccgcTTACCATCTTTCCTTCTTATTCTTTCAAGGACTCGAACTCTTAtgtctcaaaaatcaaaagacatgACAGACCCAGAACAACAAGAATCAATAGCCTCCACTACCCACCACATCACCATCCCATCAGGTTTAACTCAGTCCGAATCCGAAGAGTTAGCCCCTTTCATAACTGAGTTCCACACCTACAGAATCAGCGCAGGTCAATGCTCCTCTCTTCTAGCCCAAATCATAAGCGCTCCTAACGACACCGTCTGGTCTATTGTCCGCCGTTTTGACAAGCCACAGACCTACAAGCACTTCATCAAGAGCTGCAGCGTGGGTCCAGGATTCACAATGACCGTCGGATCCACACGAGACGTGAACGTGATCTCTGGCTTGCCTGCAGCAACAAGCACGGAGAGGCTTGATATATTGGATGATGAACAGCAGGTCACGGGGTTTAGTATTACTGGGGGAGAACATAGGTTGAGGAACTACAGGTCGGTGACGACAGTGCATGGGTTCGAACGCGAAGGGAAGATCTGGACCGTTGTTTTAGAATCCTATGTCGTTGACGTTCCTGAAGGGAATACCGAAGAAGACGCACGGCTGTTTGCTGATACTGTTGTCAAGCTGAATCTCCAAAAACTTGCATCTGTTGCTGAAAGCTTGGTTCGAGACGGTGACGGTAAATAAGTAACccgaaagaaaaatcaaacaaaacctaAAGAGGCAAAGATTCACCAAACAGAAGAAgtccttttaatatatatatatatatatttttcaagtattGTAATTAGTATGTTATCTCTCCTTTCTTATTTTGGGCAGTTGGTGTTTTGGGGGGGAAATGAAGATGTCATTTTGTTGGAAAAGATTGACTATTGATGCCACTTGAATTTTCCATTGGGATTATGctgttttggttttctttctacCAATGCGATGAAAACGCTTTGTTGGATTTCGTCGAAGATGAAGGTAAGGGCATTAGAGTCAATGCAATTGTACAGAGATTTTCAGTTTTAGGAGCTTCgaaaatttgtgaaaattaaGGAATTTGTGTTCCTGGTCTGTTTGTCATTCTTTAGTTCTGTCCTTTACTGTAATTCTTGCTAGTTTCGGCTGTCGTACATTttggttaaattaaatttggaCTCCATAAGAATTAAAGAGAAAGATCAAATATACATGAAATGAAAGATAAGAAGGGCGAATTAGTTTCATTCCGggaggtgttttgttttttcatttgtaacgatatattttaattttagaattcgGAACTATGTATATATAGTCAGTaaacaactataattttaatttaaaaaaaatagaaattcaacTGCTATGACGGCATAacagatttaaaaataactgatttaaaaataacttgaataactagtaaaaatatagtttgataaaaaaataaaagataatattttttaaaaaaatattgagatgacaacATATTACAGCAACCCGactttttaaattc is part of the Populus nigra chromosome 8, ddPopNigr1.1, whole genome shotgun sequence genome and harbors:
- the LOC133701941 gene encoding uncharacterized protein LOC133701941 yields the protein MEAARHSHSSMSLVPRLDHLDFVMKYLEGKQHLPKWRGKCSVGGAGRQSMPMDLAVKEAYLKGSLMDRVACLEHRLFQLCLELDSSSTSATSSRASGYASSGQGLPTFTLATSNNPNQGHKEEPLDHANRVELQAREKSQIQEQERKHSKPTKQELGKNRPNRDDKKCKSGKKKVPPKWPRLKLLGC
- the LOC133702423 gene encoding mitochondrial carnitine/acylcarnitine carrier-like protein, with product MGDVVKDLTAGTVGGAAQLIVGHPFDTIKVKLQSQPTPLPGQAPKYAGAVDAVKQTLSAEGPRGLYKGMGAPLATVAAFNAVLFTVRGQMEGLLRSQPGAPLTVNQQVVAGAGAGVAVSFLACPTELIKCRLQAQSALASSDSAVVAVKYGGPMDVTRHVLKSEGGVRGLFKGLVPTMAREIPGNAAMFGVYELLKQSFAGGEDTSRLGRGSLMVAGGLAGASFWVSVYPTDVVKSVIQVDDYKNPKFSGSIDAFRKILASEGIKGLYKGFGPAMARSVPANAACFLAYEVTRSSMG
- the LOC133702335 gene encoding abscisic acid receptor PYR1-like yields the protein MSQKSKDMTDPEQQESIASTTHHITIPSGLTQSESEELAPFITEFHTYRISAGQCSSLLAQIISAPNDTVWSIVRRFDKPQTYKHFIKSCSVGPGFTMTVGSTRDVNVISGLPAATSTERLDILDDEQQVTGFSITGGEHRLRNYRSVTTVHGFEREGKIWTVVLESYVVDVPEGNTEEDARLFADTVVKLNLQKLASVAESLVRDGDGK